A stretch of the Aphis gossypii isolate Hap1 chromosome 2, ASM2018417v2, whole genome shotgun sequence genome encodes the following:
- the LOC114124255 gene encoding protein KIAA0100, which produces MIEFNTLFFCVFSILLYSLKWLLPKAISLYLKYKYCLNVKIGTAGIFSLQDIIFLKNGYSVHIDNIGFRSSFISSEVNKLVCLVARDVRIEKNIEWNCSTVKNQNQSKNKIEDILPIIMKFAQFLAVRISRISIMSLQPNTPEWLFIVSVIDLHLDASVIGSSRQLLANVNAPHAEAKLLRHPMNPNSCCLAKITVNVCAESILDTHEPLSIQSLMLKLDKSKIVLNKGLYSFIQNNSASSTLSKKNEEHSNLDMIAKDIPLCIPPLIPKKIKIHLEELTIVDVKENLVTEMKGELKLLTIENLIIPDDNDHSIKQSNLSLKVNFESLCLIGHEETYISLEKFSFESKYFKKSLKFDLKINNVYTLYSHDDIYQWYTSYTDQMLNPHQLKSTSPLPANKLLISQNSPMDDISIDLLVQFLNVTTTFRLGSECASVSLNKFKLMLSCNPILRMENHAKVFTNWHVGLYHRKWTSDLMLETVRCWLKPFTNTEYSPGMKKCHSWGTPLFIGLVLVQIKNSIPSNAPKLNVLLDTVRFEWSPPLAQFILRAHNSIQQVVSALEINLKYESNQSDQQSSIAKTIATSVSVTNANIFLIADKKICVLVRVDTISVDIGTTRIICAIEGFKCDSLVPTKYHYVCTSSDDIKSWWLHIKSLKLEKILETKETLIEINEIFECRWSANVHLKLLTIFTDISDLKNHLGICSIKDPNNSTFVDIKLYVKSKFKFSMKVSSAHYLLFSTENLTYVKKDGNLRHLESKSFKIAVDQFNIFTVKGFKMLKTNINKEVQAERQNSEGLITEANNIWDVSIENLKMVFPYGFEFYSIFQGEFISIFKWLKLIHKKPKLQPEPLPSDIVLKVQEFIFELSDDDFEVKLRDNYELLEDEYKESLKRQKMLETKVSEVVKDRLLLPAGKVEELLTSLQKMNAQIYIQRSKQMKQQAPVRTRLFSWTMCDLCIIILADESMHTPQKVVNHICEMDADSLWPEEGLEFCILWCRMIFASCAEWKFQLRDFPQTWLDIRKLQLWGKLAGAEQEPTARAKRSVTIELSDPFGDVTIERGMTSLKYYYDLNCEVDKYTYSFGPCWEPVIAQCKLCLEKVLGSSRDPSPPLPFWDKIRLIYHGRLTMVVNELKVKLHASLDPYNTTEEMELNWYNIAMDWTNAKFILKGHLKVLVRTASKYDDVCLLNLPNLKLSIKLKWSCLGDPNDHYSVMPCAPDKLPEYSSNQEHDSFRAFRSQNLNVSLSIETKPESNTGSPHTDTDYPVALLYGSTLKWFENLKLILSGVTRPTRRGPLFNNNRHRKLTLSRHYRKVHLCVSLQHFQVHYWMSFALQRGFELFGQRISTSSEHTLNLTSNFEDDLKHRSRPVWSVGYMNCELMDTEIWLKSALQSEQEEEDAEIKEKPVEKCYLLSVSKVSYGRETTGTCEADGSPTPIHRLVVYHLKGAWTTRNRDVAFALFNSLVKNQKLKKNLSTEALKGFCLNDNGCTPMKNRTRNADSTEQTTPLSSVTSVASSTCQASPSPMSKLQCGGQAATMLQQLISEVDNKPVVFSDDLSMQVTRERRLQGLSGCQQDDVLYKNWLIALINSQVLLKGCETKGYVIVSAAKAEILQRIHCPVWKDHSLVSKTTWVGTLDSMQYYATVSAGKTDFIDENIMWLNVENIQEKDIDSTVISDLPDLPHLVGSGHSVGGVVSETVGASNVGENSPLQLQRIVSRCKCEFFYAGHGESSLNPTHLTEVPPPPTATPDVVGDPDLHEPVDAFTLMHHDLDVCTNSLQYAMILDIVNNLLLYVEPRRKEAYERLQRMRFQLQLQSSQDHRQPIQQLQNHVRCLVAKLRRLEKEIFLLKKEEDWQNEELLSSEIRSLEKQMNELKDQLNSESEELDMMVSCYKETQLRATQKLATLRGDKPSVVPSRANEICFKHAQWRLTENDGQLGIADLVLSNFLYTKNSKSDDSVEHLLELGYIRMTNLLANELYKEVIVPTEIQNNMPVDDRKRAVRIFCREKAPVGGISVKEHFEINVVPLTIGMTKKFYSTMMRFCFSERDPENIEAETDEKNSTKGKKNKESNFYVPIEHKDDVEKMKERAEKNKLFIYIKIPEVPVKVSYKGNKEKNLEDIRDFSLVIPTIEYHNVTWTWLDLCQAMKTDSRRVILSQAIKHKLQIKTNKAIADGGASPQEEDKARMLFGSKLVRNEHRNSKRGILKFPK; this is translated from the exons ATGATTGAATTTAATACcctatttttttgtgttttttccaTCTTATTGTATTCTTTAAAATG gttGTTACCCAAAGCCATCAGTTTATAtctcaaatacaaatattgtttaaatgtaaaaattggcACAGCTGGTATATTTTCATTGcaagatataattttcttaaaaaatggcTATTCAGTG caCATTGATAATATTGGTTTTCGGAGTAGCTTTATTAGCAGTGAAGTCAATAAATTGGTATGTCTTGTAGCTCGTGATGTAAGGATTGAGAAAAACATAGAATGGAATTGTTCAActgttaaaaatcaaaatcaaagcaaaaataaaatcgaagaTATACTGCCTATTATCATGAAATTTGCACAA TTTTTAGCTGTTCGAATTAGTCGGATATCTATCATGTCGTTACAACCAAATACTCCTGAATGGCTCTTCATAGTATCAGTTATAGACCTCCACTTGGATGCATCTGTCATTGGATCATCCAGGCAATTATTAGCTAATGTTAATGCTCCACACGCAGAAGCAAAATTACTTCGTCATCCTATGAATCCAAACTCATGTTGTTTAGCAAAGATTACTGTTAATGTATGCGCTGAAAGCATATTAGATACACATGAACCTTTATCCATCCAGTCACTAATGTTAAAACTagacaaatcaaaaattgtactaaataaaggtttatatagttttattcaaaataatagtgcCAGTTCTACattgtctaaaaaaaatgaagaacaTAGTAATTTGGATATGATTGCAAAAGACATTCCACTTTGTATACCACCATTAATACCTAAA aaaataaaaatacatctaGAAGAGCTTACAATTGTTGATGTAAAAGAGAATTTAGTTACAGAGATGAAAGgagaattgaaattattaactatagaaAATCTTATCATTCCTGATGACAATGATCattcaataaaacaaa gTAATCTttcattaaaagtaaattttgaaaGTTTGTGTTTGATTGGTCATGAAGAAACATACATATCACTAGAAAAGTTTTCATTTGAATCTAAg tactttaaaaaatcattgaagTTTGATCTAAAGATAAATaacgtttatactttatattcacATGATGATATTTACCAATGGTATACTTCTTATACTGATCAAATGTTGAATCCACATCAG ttgAAATCGACTTCACCTTTACcagcaaataaattattgatatcacAAAACAGTCCAATGGATGATATCAGTATAGATTTATTGGTgcagtttttaaatgttaccaCAACATTTAGACTTGGTTCAGAATGCGCATctgttagtttaaataaatttaagctaATGTTATCTTGTAATCCAATTCTAA gGATGGAAAATCATGCTAAAGTGTTTACAAATTGGCATGTTGGGTTGTATCACAGAAAATGGACTAGTGACTTAATGTTAGAAACTGTGCGTTGTTGGTTAAAACCATTCACAAACACTGAATACAGCCCGGGCATGAAAAAATGTCATTCTTGGGGTACACCTTTGTTCATTGGCCTAGTTTTAGTACag attaaaaattctatCCCATCAAATGCACCTAAACTTAATGTTTTACTTGACACTGTACGTTTTGAATGGAGTCCACCACTTGCTCAGTTCATATTAAGGGCACATAATTCTATACAGca agTTGTTTCTGCtttggaaataaatttaaaatatgaaagtaaTCAATCTGATCAACAATCTTCTATAGCTAAGACAATTGCAACTAGTGTTTCTGTAacaaatgcaaatattttccttatagcagataaaaaaa tTTGTGTTTTGGTACGCGTGGATACTATTTCTGTAGACATTGGAACTACTAGGATAATTTGTGCTATTGAAGGTTTTAAATGCGATTCTTTAGTACCAACTAAATACCATTATGTTTGCACATCTTCTGATGATATTAAG aGCTGGTGGCTTcacataaaatcattaaaattggaaaaaatactGGAAACTAAAGAAACATTGATTGaaatcaatgaaatatttgaatgtcGATGGAGTGCAAATGTTCACctcaaattattaactatatttacagatatatctgatttaaaaaatcatttgg GTATTTGTTCTATTAAAGATCCAAACAATTCAACATTTGttgacattaaattatatgttaaatcaaaattcaaattttcaatgaaaGTTTCTTCtgctcattatttattattttcaactg agaATTTAACTTATGTTAAAAAAGATGGTAACTTGCGTCATCTTGAAAgcaaaagtttcaaaattgCTGTTGatcagtttaatatatttactgtaaaaggttttaaaatgttaaaaacaaatattaataaggaaGTTCAAGCTGAGAGACAAAATTCTGAAGGGTTAATAACTGAAGCGAACAATATATG ggaTGTGTCtattgaaaacttaaaaatggtATTTCCTTatggttttgaattttatagtatttttcaaGGTGAAttcattagtatttttaaatggttaaaattaattcataaaaaaccaaaactcCAACCTGAACCTCTTCCAAgtgatatagttttaaaa GTTCaagaattcatttttgaattaagtgATGATGATTTTGAAGTAAAGCTCAGagataattatgaattactcGAAGATGAATATAAAGAAAGTTTAAAACGTCAGAAAATGCTTGAAACTAAAGTATCTGAAGTGGTCAAAGATCGTTTACTTTTACCAGCAGGCAAAGTTGAAGAGTTGTTAACTAGTTTGCAAAAGATGAATGctcaaatatacatacaacgtTCAAAACAAATGAAACAACAAGCACCTGTACGAACTCGTTTATTTTCGTGGACTATGTGTGatctttgtattattattttggctGATGAATCTATGCATACACCTCAAAAAGTTGTCAATCATATATGTGAAATGGATGCAGATAGCTTATGGCCTGAGGAAGGCTTAGAATTTTGTATTCTTTGGTGTCGAATGATTTTTGCAAGTTGTGCTGAATGGAAATTTCAACTTAGAGATTTTCCTCAAACTTGGCTTGatattagaaaattacaaCTTTGGGGAAAATTAGCTGGTGCTGAACAAGAACCAACAGCCCGAg cTAAAAGAAGTGTAACCATTGAATTAAGTGATCCTTTTGGTGATGTGACAATTGAAAGAGGAATGACTTCattgaagtattattatgaCCTAAATTGTGAAGTtgataagtatacatattcaTTTGGTCCATGTTGGGAACCTGTTATTGCACAGTGCaaactat gtttaGAAAAAGTGTTGGGTTCTAGTAGAGATCCAAGTCCACCATTACCATTTTGGGATAAAATCAGATTAATATATCACGGACGCCTGACAATGGTTGTGAATGAATTAAAAGTGAAATTACATGCATCTCTTGATCCATACAACACTACTGAAGAAATGGAAttaaattggtataatattgcTATGGATTGGACCaatg ccAAGTTTATTCTAAAAGGTCATTTAAAAGTTCTTGTACGGACAGCTTCTAAATATGatgatgtatgtttattaaatcttccaaatttaaaattaagcatCAAGTTAAAATGGTCTTGTCTGGGTGATCCTAATGACCACTATTCAGTTATGCCTTGTGCACCAGATAAATTACCAGAATATTCTAGCAATCAA gaacATGACTCATTTAGAGCATTTCGTTCACAAAATCTCAATGTTAGTCTTTCTATTGAAACCAAACCAGAGTCAAATACTGGGTCTCCACATACAGATACTGATTATCCTGTTGCTCTCTTATACGGCAGtacattaaa gtggtttgaaaacttaaaattgatattatctgGTGTTACAAGGCCTACCAGGCGTGgtccattatttaataacaaccgACATCGAAAATTAACATTGAGTCGACACTATAGAAAAGTTCATTTATGTGTGTCTTTACAACATTTTCAAGTACACTATTGGATGTCATTTGCTTTACAACGAGGATTTGAACTTTTTGGCCAACGAATATCTACAAGTTCAGAACATACTCTTAACTTAACATCAAATTTTGAAGATGACTTAAAGCACCGTTCACGACCTGTTTGGTCTGTTGGTTATATGAATTGTGAATTAATGGATACAGAAATATGGTTAAAAAGTGCCCTACAATCTGAACAAGAAGAAGAagat GCTGAAATTAAGGAAAAACCcgttgaaaaatgttatttattaagtgtGAGTAAAGTTTCATATGGGAGAGAAACTACTGGTACATGTGAAGCTGATGGCAGTCCAACTCCGATTCATAGATTAGttgtttatcatttaaaaggAGCTTGGACAACAAGAAATAGAGATGTAGCTTTTGCATTATTCAACTCTTTAGTAAAGAATCAG aaattaaaaaaaaatctatctaCAGAGGCATTGAAAGGGTTTTGTTTGAATGACAATGGATGTACACCAATGAAGAATCGTACAAGGAATGCAGATTCTACAGAGCAAACTACACCATTATCATCAGTTACATCTGTTGCATCATCTACTTGTCAAGCTAGTCCATCTCCAATGTCCAAACTTCAATGTGGTGGTCAAGCTGCTACCATGCTTCAGCAACTTATATCTGAGGTAGATAATAAACCTGTTGTTTTCAGTGATGACCTTTCTATGCAAGTAACTAGGGAACGAAGATTACAAGGATTATCTGGATGCCAGCAAGATGATGTTCTTTATAAGAATTGGTTGA ttgccTTAATAAATAGCCAAGTGTTACTTAAAGGATGTGAAACTAAAGGATATGTAATAGTGAGCGCAGCTAAAGCTGAAATATTACAAAGAATTCACTGTCCAGTATGGAAAGATCATTCATTAGTATCTAAAACTACTTGGGTCGGCACTTTAGATAGTATGCAGTATTATGCTACAGTTAGTGCTGGAAAAACTGATTTTATTGAtg aaaatattatgtggttAAATGTTGAGAATATACAAGAAAAAGATATAGACAGTACAGTAATATCTGACCTTCCTGACTTACCACATCTTGTTGGAAGTGGTCATAGTGTTGGAGGTGTAGTCAGTGAAACTGTTGGTGCAAGTAATGTTGGGGAAAATTCTCCATTACAG CTTCAAAGAATTGTTTCACGATGtaaatgtgaatttttttatgcgGGTCACGGTGAGAGTAGTTTAAATCCAACACATTTAACTGAAGTACCACCACCACCAACTGCTACACCTGATGTTGTTGGTGATCCAGATTTACATGAACCAGTGGATGCATTTACTCTTATGCATCATGATTTAGATGTTTGCACCAATTCTCTTCAg tatgcTATGATCTTGGATATTGTGAATAACTTGTTATTATATGTGGAACCACGTAGAAAAGAAGCTTATGAACGTTTACAAAGAATGCGTTTTCAACTACAACTTCAAAGTAGTCAAGACCATAGACAACCTATTCAACAGCTACAAAACCACGTTAG gtGTCTGGTTGCAAAATTACGAAGAttagaaaaagaaatatttttattaaaaaaagaagaagattGGCAAAATGAAGAATTGTTGTCTTCAGAAATTAGAAGTTTAGAAAAACAA atgaaTGAATTAAAAGATCAATTAAACTCTGAAAGTGAAGAATTAGATATGATGGTGTCTTGTTATAAAGAAACACAACTTAGAGCAACTCAAAAATTAGCTACATTACGAGGTGATAAACCAAGTGTTGTACCTTCTAGAGCCAATGAAATATGCTTTAAACACGCACAGTGGAGATTAACAGAAAATGATGGTCAACTGGGAATTGCGGACTTAGTACTTAGTAATTTCTT ATACacaaaaaattccaaaagtGATGATTCAGTTGAGCATTTATTAGAATTAGGATATATTAGAATGACAAATCTTCTTGCCAATGAATTGTACAAAGAAGTAATTGTGCCCACAGAAATTCAAAACAACATGCCAGTTGATGATCGAAAg agAGCAGTAAGAATATTTTGCCGAGAAAAAGCTCCTGTGGGAGGTATATCAGTGAaagaacattttgaaataaatgtggTACCATTAACGAttg gtatgaccaaaaaattttatagtacTATGATGagattttgtttttctgaAAGAGATCCTGAAAATATAGAGGCTGAAAcagatgaaaaaaattcaactaaaGGGAAAAAGAACAaagaaagtaatttttatgttcCAATTGAACATAAAGATGATGTTGAAAAAATGAAG GAAAGAgctgaaaaaaacaaattatttatttacattaaaataccaGAAGTACCTGTGAAAGTTAGTTATAAAGgtaacaaagaaaaaaatttggaaGACATTAGAGATTTCAGTTTAGTAATTCCTACAATTGAATACCATAATGTTACGTGGACGTGGTTAGATCTTTGCCAAGCTATGAAAACTGATAGTAGAAGAGTAATACTATCCCAG GCTATTAAACACAAGTTGCAAATAAAGACTAACAAAGCAATAGCAGATGGTGGTGCATCACCACAAGAAGAAGATAAAGCTCGAATGCTGTTTGGCAGTAAATTagtg CGCAATGAACATAGAAATTCAAAACGTGGTATACTAAAATTTCCTAAatag
- the LOC114124257 gene encoding uncharacterized protein LOC114124257 → MRFRFFEASVTTTVMAGNVFNRSGVSLRLLLSTNANNNNAAATTLHDRFAVQVRYLHKKVKRSIPWVPPRSKFEGNAKAIASRGFLRPLKEYDPPLDIRNVIIKIANNTVNQTKVSYTLDKNEKIRLLKKCEELVDHKVPNSLLHTVNTLGDVFDFYETPVDTVVPYDALQNRELPPNLHILANYHRFHPETDLMFDGVTAFPRSSNLVTGLKTKKKYKGFTTLSPYDYKD, encoded by the exons atgagatTTAGATTTTTCGAAGCTTCTGTGACGACGACTGTAATGGCTGGTAACGTATTTAATCGCTCGGGCGTCTCACTACGATTGTTGTTATCTACGAATGCCAACAACAACAATGCTGCCGCTACAACTTTGCACGACCGATTCGCTGTCCAG gtaagatatttacacaaaaaagtaaaaagaagTATACCATGGGTACCTCCACGAAGCAAATTTGAAGGAAATGCTAAAGCCATAGCATCAAGAGG ATTTTTAAGACCACTTAAAGAGTATGATCCTCCATTAGATATCAGGAacgtcataataaaaatagcaaaTAATACAGTTAATCAAACCAAAGTGTCATACACActagataaaaatgaaaaaatccgtttattaaagaaatgtgAAGAATTGGTTGACCATAAAGTACcaaattcacttttacatACTGTGAATACCttag gtgatgtatttgatttttatgagaCACCTGTAGACACAGTTGTACCATATGATGCGCTTCAAAATCGTGAACTACCACCTAATCTTCATATATTAGCAAATTATCATAGGTTCCACCCTGAGACAGACCTAATGTTTGATGGTGTCACTGCATTCCCACGCAGTTCAAATTTGGTTACTGGTCTAAAGACTAAAAAGAAATACAAAGGATTTACCACACTGTCTCCTTATgattataaagattaa